The proteins below come from a single Vitreimonas flagellata genomic window:
- a CDS encoding acetyl-CoA carboxylase carboxyltransferase subunit alpha, whose protein sequence is MRTYLDFEKPVAEIEAKIEELAALAEASGADAISQGVELSRLKTKAESQLAAIYAKLDPWQKTQVARHQDRPRFRDYVAALVTDFIELSGDRTYGEDAAILGGTGKFMGRPVLVLGHEKGRTTQDRLKHNFGMARPEGYRKAVRLMDLADKFGLPVVSFVDTAGAYPGIGAEERGQAEAIARSTERCLTLGVPMVAVIAGEGGSGGAIAIAAANKVLMLEHSIYSVISPEGAASILWKDSARAKDAATAMKITAQDLLELKVIDQIVKEPLGGAHREAGAAIATVGAAIAEALDDLGKLDAAGLRAQRRDRFLAIGRFEAEAGAA, encoded by the coding sequence TTGCGCACCTATCTGGATTTCGAAAAGCCGGTCGCCGAGATCGAAGCGAAGATCGAAGAACTCGCCGCCCTGGCGGAAGCCTCGGGCGCGGACGCGATCAGCCAAGGCGTCGAACTTTCGCGCCTGAAGACCAAAGCCGAGAGCCAACTCGCCGCGATCTATGCGAAGCTCGACCCCTGGCAAAAAACGCAAGTGGCGCGTCACCAGGATCGTCCGCGCTTCCGCGATTACGTCGCCGCCCTCGTCACCGATTTCATCGAACTCTCCGGCGACCGCACCTATGGTGAAGACGCCGCCATCCTCGGCGGCACCGGCAAATTCATGGGCCGGCCTGTACTGGTGCTCGGCCACGAGAAAGGGCGCACCACGCAGGATCGCCTGAAGCACAATTTCGGCATGGCGCGCCCCGAGGGCTATCGTAAAGCCGTGCGCTTGATGGACCTCGCCGACAAATTCGGACTTCCAGTTGTTAGCTTCGTCGACACCGCTGGCGCTTATCCGGGCATCGGCGCTGAAGAGCGCGGCCAAGCTGAAGCCATCGCGCGCAGCACCGAACGCTGCCTCACGCTCGGCGTGCCGATGGTGGCCGTGATCGCCGGCGAAGGCGGTTCGGGCGGCGCCATCGCCATCGCCGCCGCCAACAAAGTGCTGATGCTCGAACACTCGATCTATTCGGTGATCAGTCCCGAGGGTGCGGCTTCGATCCTCTGGAAAGACAGCGCCCGCGCCAAAGACGCCGCGACCGCGATGAAGATCACGGCGCAAGATCTGCTCGAACTCAAAGTCATCGATCAAATCGTCAAAGAACCGCTCGGCGGCGCACATCGCGAAGCGGGTGCGGCCATCGCCACCGTCGGCGCGGCGATCGCCGAAGCGCTCGATGATCTCGGCAAACTCGACGCCGCAGGCCTCCGCGCCCAACGCCGCGACCGCTTCCTCGCGATCGGCCGCTTCGAAGCCGAGGCCGGCGCGGCCTAA
- a CDS encoding HpcH/HpaI aldolase/citrate lyase family protein, protein MKPPRQFFAPLASGAPEPMRELPVRVERMIHFVPAHNEKLRARVPDMAKQVDVILANLEDAIPADAKDAARAGAIEMGKSFDFAKAGVGYWSRINALNSPWHLDDVTELVANVGNQLDVIMVPKVEGPWDIHYMDQLLALLEAKHDVKRPIMLHAILETAQGVANVEAIAGASPRMHGICLGPADLAASRKMKTTRVGGGHPGYKVISDPVEGEAQRASAQQDLWHYTFARMVDACVMHGLKPMYGPFGDFADEAACEQQFRNAYLMGCVGAWSLHPSQIAIAKRVFSPDPDEVKLAKRMIDAMPDGTGVALVDGKMLDDATWKQAKVIVDLAKQIAEKEPELKAAYGL, encoded by the coding sequence ATGAAGCCACCCCGTCAGTTTTTCGCGCCGCTGGCGAGCGGCGCGCCGGAGCCCATGCGCGAGCTGCCTGTCCGGGTCGAGCGGATGATCCATTTCGTGCCGGCCCATAATGAGAAGCTGCGCGCGCGTGTGCCGGACATGGCCAAGCAGGTCGATGTGATCCTGGCCAATCTGGAAGACGCGATCCCGGCTGATGCGAAGGACGCCGCGCGCGCCGGGGCGATCGAGATGGGCAAGAGCTTTGATTTCGCCAAAGCGGGCGTCGGCTATTGGAGCCGCATCAATGCGCTCAATTCGCCGTGGCATTTGGATGATGTGACCGAACTCGTTGCGAACGTCGGCAATCAGCTCGACGTCATCATGGTCCCGAAGGTCGAGGGCCCGTGGGACATTCATTACATGGATCAGCTGCTCGCGCTGCTTGAAGCCAAGCACGACGTGAAGCGCCCGATCATGTTGCACGCGATTTTGGAGACGGCGCAGGGCGTGGCGAATGTCGAAGCGATTGCGGGCGCGTCGCCCCGCATGCACGGCATTTGTTTGGGGCCGGCGGATTTGGCGGCGTCGCGCAAGATGAAGACGACGCGCGTCGGCGGCGGCCATCCGGGCTACAAAGTGATTAGCGATCCGGTCGAAGGCGAAGCGCAACGCGCGTCTGCGCAGCAGGATTTGTGGCACTACACATTCGCACGCATGGTCGATGCGTGCGTGATGCATGGGCTGAAACCGATGTACGGCCCGTTCGGCGATTTCGCGGATGAAGCCGCGTGCGAGCAGCAATTCCGCAATGCGTATCTGATGGGCTGTGTTGGCGCTTGGAGCTTGCACCCGTCGCAGATCGCCATCGCCAAGCGCGTTTTCTCGCCGGACCCGGATGAAGTGAAACTCGCCAAGCGCATGATCGACGCGATGCCTGATGGGACGGGCGTGGCGCTGGTCGACGGAAAAATGCTCGACGACGCGACCTGGAAGCAGGCGAAAGTGATCGTCGATCTCGCCAAGCAAATCGCTGAGAAAGAGCCGGAGCTGAAGGCGGCTTACGGGCTCTAA
- a CDS encoding CARDB domain-containing protein, which yields MMHTLFAGVAAATFLTFGFGYNDAAYAQQVTRAQPAQVGPVANDRLVARTIDLHPIPSRIEHGVVAVRNIGTTASAPSIITVNCHVPGQEGGCVDVPERLLAGYANPAYPNRLVVQVPAIQPGRVYNHTLSFWDNIVWPAGAYQFDFVADAGATNNESHEANNTGSHVWNAP from the coding sequence ATGATGCATACATTGTTCGCCGGCGTTGCCGCGGCGACGTTTCTTACTTTTGGCTTTGGCTACAATGATGCGGCGTACGCGCAGCAAGTGACGCGCGCGCAGCCGGCGCAAGTCGGGCCTGTCGCGAACGATCGCTTGGTCGCGCGTACGATCGATTTGCATCCGATCCCGTCACGCATTGAGCATGGCGTGGTCGCGGTGCGGAACATCGGCACGACGGCGTCCGCGCCCTCAATCATCACTGTGAATTGCCATGTGCCGGGGCAGGAGGGCGGCTGCGTGGACGTGCCCGAGCGCTTGCTCGCGGGCTACGCCAATCCCGCCTATCCCAACCGCCTCGTGGTCCAAGTGCCCGCGATCCAGCCGGGGCGCGTCTACAATCACACGCTGAGTTTCTGGGACAACATCGTCTGGCCGGCCGGCGCCTATCAGTTCGATTTCGTGGCCGACGCCGGCGCTACGAATAACGAGAGCCATGAGGC